TACATCTACTTCTCGCGCAAGCGCATTGCAGCGAAGTACCTCACCCCCGGCATCATCTTCCTGGTCGTGTTCCAGGTGTTCACGCTCCTCTACACCGGGTACATCGGCTTCACCAACTACGGCACCGGCCACAACGGCACCAAGGAGCAGGCGATCTCCTCGCTCCTCGCCTCGGCACAGGAGCGGGTCGAGGACTCGCCCACCTACCCCGTTACCGTCGTCGAGCAGTTCGGAACGTACGGGTTCCTCGTGACGGACCCGGAGTCCGGCGACGCCCTCCTCGGCACGTCCGAGCAGCCGCTCGAAGAGGTCGACGCCGAGTTCGCGGGCGGTCAGGCCATCGCGGTCGACGGCTGGACGACGCTCCCGCTCGCGACCGTCTTCACGCTCTCGGAAGAGCTCGAGAAGCTCTCCGTCCCGTTCAGCGATGACCCCAACGACGGCAGCCTGCGGGCTCCGGACGGCCAGAAGGGGTATCTGTACGTCTCGACGCTCGAGTACGACGCGCCTGCCGACACGATCACGGACACCACCACCGGCACCGTCTACTCCGACGAGGGTGACGGAGCCTTCACCGCGGCGGACGGGGAGCAGCTGCTGCCCGGGTGGCAGACGACCGTCGGCTTCGACAACTTCGTCCGTGCCGTCACCGATTCCTCTATTCGTGGGCCGTTGATCTCGGTCACCCTGTGGACGTTCGCGTTCGCGGTGATCTCGGTCGCGTCGACGTTCTTCCTCGGGCTCCTGCTCGCGCTGGTGTTCAACAACACCCGGATGCGCTTCCGCAACGGATACCGGATCATCCTGATCCTGCCGTACGCGTTTCCCGCGTTCCTCTCCGCACTCGTCTGGGCCGGGATGATGAACGAGAGCTTCGGCTTCATCAACCAGGTCCTGTTCGGAGGTGCGGCGATCCCGTGGCTCACGGATCCGACGCTCGCGAAGGTGTCGGTCCTGCTGGTCAACCTGTGGCTCGGCTTCCCGTACATGTTCCTGGTGTGCATGGGTGCCCTCCAGGGCATCCCGGAGGACGTGAACGAGGCGGCCGTCATGGACGGCGCGAACCCCTGGCAGGTGTTCCGGCGCATCAAGCTCCCGCTGCTGCTCGTCACGGTCGCGCCGTTGCTGATCTCGTCCTTCGCGTTCAACTTCAACAACTTCAACCTGATCTACATGCTCACCAAGGGCGGGCCGCGATTCAGCGACGTGTCGATCCCCGTGGGACACACCGACATCCTGATCTCGATGGTGTACAAGGTGGCCTTCACCGGGCAGACGCGCGACTACGGTCTCGCCTCCGCCTTCACCATCCTGATCTTCATCGTGGTCGCGACCATCTCGATCATCAGCTTCCGCAAGACCAAGGCCCTCGAGGAGCTGAACTGACATGAGCACCGCCAGCCCCGCCACCGACGCACACGCCCCCGCCGCGCGCCGACGCACTCTCGGCGCCTGGTTCGCCGACACCGGGTGGCGTCACCTCGTCGCGATCGTCGTCAGCGTGTTCGCCCTGTTCCCCCTCCTGTACGTCGTGTCTGCCTCGCTGAACCCGAAGGGGACGCTCACCGGATCGAATCAGCTGTTCTCGGCGATCGGGATCGACAGCTACGTGCGTATCCTGAGTGACCCGCAGAACCCCTACGGCACCTGGTTCCTGAACACCTTGCTCATCGCGGTCGTCACGGGCGCCGTCACGGTCTTCATCGGGGCGTGCGCCGCATATGCGTTCTCCCGCATGCGATTCGCCGGGCGCCGCGTCGGACTCGTCACGATCGTCGTGGTGCAGATGTTCCCGCAGCTGCTCGCCGTCGTCGCGATCTTCCTGCTCATGTCGACGCTGGGGGATTGGTTCCCGGCGATCGGGCTCAACACCCACACCGGACTCATCCTGGTGTATCTCGGGGGCGCACTCGGCGTGAACACGTATCTGATGTACGGCTTCTTCAACACGATCCCCAAGGAGATCGACGAGGCCGCCCGCATCGACGGCGCCGGACATGCCCGGATCTTCTTCACGATCATCCTGCGCCTGGTCGCGCCGATCCTCGCCGTCGTCGGGCTGCTGTCCTTCATCGGCACCGTCAACGAATACGTGATCGCGAGTGTGATGCTCGTCGACGTCGACCAGCAGACGCTGGTCGTCGGGCTCACGAAGCTCGTGGCCAACCCGCGCTACGCGGATTGGTCGGCGTTCTCTGCCGGTGCCGTGATGGCGGCGATCCCGGTGATGATCCTGTTCCTGTTCCTGCAGAAGTACATCGTCGGCGGACTGACGGCGGGCGCGACCAAGGGCTGACCTCCTTCGGACCGCCTCGCGTATCGGCCGGTCGCGGTAGCTTGTGTCGCATGCTATCTTGTGATGCATGACAGCTGATGTCGGCGCCCAGATGCGCAAGGGGGTCGTCGAGTACTGCGTGCTCGGCCTGCTCGCGCGCGAGCCGATGTACGGCTGGCAGCTGGCGGACGCACTCACACGCGCCGGACTGATCGCCAGCATCGGCACGTTGTATCCGCTTCTGGGGCGGCTGCGTGACGCCGACTGGGTCAGCACGTTCGACCAGCCGTCCGAGAGCGGTCCGGTGCGCAAGTACTACCGGCTCACGGAGGCGGGTGTGCAGCAGCTCGAGCGCTTCCGCGCCCAATGGACACCGTTCGCCCGTGTCGTCACGGGCATCGTCGGAGAGGGGCGACCATGACACAGACAGACGCACACGCACTGCGCGACGACTACCTCGCGCGGCTCGATGAGGCCATGCGAGACCTCCCGCACGGCGTCGCCTCCGACATCCGCGGCGGCATCGTCGAAGAGCTCGAGGGGCTCGACGCCGAAGCGATGGCCGCACGGATCGCGCGGCTGGGGGATCCGGCCGCGATCGCGCGCGAGGCCCAGGACGAAGTCCCGGACAGCCCGAGGATCGTGGTCGCCGCCCCGGTCTCCGCCCCGCCGGCGCCGCGCCGCCCATCGACGTCGACGCGAGGGTTCGCGATCACGGCGGCACTGACGTTGAGTTTCGGCGGATTCATCGTCCCGGTACTCGGGTGGTTCGTCGGAGCGGTGCTCGTCTCGCTGAGCGCCCTGTGGAAGACGTGGGAGAAGGTCGTCTCGATCGTCGTGCCATTCGTGTTCGGCGCCCTGTCGCTGCTGCTCCTGCAGTTCATGAGCTTCGTGGAGTTCGCCTCCTCGGGAAGCTCCTCCGGGTCCGGTCCCGGGCCGGACGACGTCACGAACAATCCGCTGGTGCCGAGTCTCAGCATCTGGCACCTCCTGCTCCTCTTCGGCTTCCTCCTCATCCCCGCATCGGGCCTCTGGCTGCTCTGGAGGCTGCGGGGGCGCACCGCCGCGTGAGACCGTGCAGCGACCGCGTCATCGCTCGGCGTTGCGGCCCGCGAGTTCGCCCCGCTCGTCGTAGCGTGAGGATATGGCACGAGTGGCTGGGCGCAGCATCGCGATGAGCTGGTTCGCCGGTGTCGTGTGTGCCGCGATCATCGGGGCGCTCGTCTGGCTGTCCCTCCCGATCCTTCCCGTGCTGGCCGCGTTCGCGGGCGACGCCCTGCGCACCGCCCTCCCCTGAGCGGTGGCGACCGGCCCGTCTTCACCCGCATGGCGACACGTCGGCACGCCTGCGTGAGCGGCCGTTCACGCGGCGGTACCCTCGCAATGCACATATCCGATGAGAGGCGCACCCCATGAGTGATCCCGACGGCCCCCAGCCCGAGAAGCCGGCTGACGTCGACGACGTCGTCGGCAGCGCGAACGCCGGTCTCGCAGACGCCGCCGCCGCGGGCGCGGATGTTCCCGGCGCGAACGACAGCGTGGACGACGGTCCCGTCGACCCCGTCGCCGCGCCCGTCGACCCCGACCTCGCCGCCTTCGAAGAGGCCGAGCGGGACCACCCCGGCACGTTCGCTCCTCCGCCCCCCGCCGCGACAGCGACGCCGGCCGCCGCCTCGAACCCCGACGTGCGCGATGTCCGCTCTGAGGCCGACGCCGACAGTGCTTCCTTCTTCCCTGAACCGGTCGTGGCCGAGCCCGCACCGTTCGGCCACGAACAGTCCGGCATGGCCGGGGGTGCCTACGCGCAGTATGGCGATGAGGCCGACACCCGTGTCGTCCCGTCGGAGCCGCTGGTCGCCGCGAGCGCGGGTGCGGCCGCGGCCCAGCCGCAGCCGATCTTCGTGCAGGCTCCGGAGCCGCCGCGTGATCGCGGCAACCGCGGAACCGCCGGGCTCATCGGTCTGCTCGCGACCCTCGTCTTCGCCGTGCTCTACCTGGGCGCGGCGCTGGGATTCGGCGCGGTCGCCGGGGATGTCACGGGCGAGAACATCGGTGAAGCGGCGCTCGCGCCTCTGCTCACGTGGGGATACTGGACTCCCGTCGTCGTGTTCTTCCTCGGGTTCTGGCTGCTCGGCGCGATCATCAACCGCGGACGCTGGGGCCTCTGGGTCGTGTTCGGTCTCCTCGTCGGCGTCATCGCGTACGCCGGCCATATCCTCGGGCAGCTGTTCGAGGCGCCGTTCTGGAAGCTCACCGCCTCGCAGGGACTCGACCTCGTCGGGGAACAGCTGCTGGCGCCGTTGGCGATCGCCGCGTTCGTGTTCGCCCGTGAGCTGACCATCTGGTTCGGCGCATGGGTGTCCCGCAGCGGTGCGCGCAAGACCGAGCTGAACGCCGAGGCGCAGCGCGAGTATGAGCGCACCCTCGAAGCCGGTCCGACGCTGTCGAGGTAGTCACGAACTCCACCACGCCGAACCCCCGCGGGCCCGAGTCCGCGGGGGTTTCGGCTGTCTTGGCGGTGGTGCTCGCCACCATCAGCTTCTTCGCGCTCGCGGTGTTCGGGCTCGGTGCCTTGAGCGTGGCGACCGACACCGACATCATCTCGACCCCCGACCTCGGTCAGGTTCCGGGGGTGGTGGGGATGCTCGCCGCGGTCGTCGCCTTCGCGGTGCTCCTGGGGGTGACCCTCCGGACCCGGCGTCCGTCCTTCGTCTCCACGATCACGATCGCGCTCGTCACTGTCCTCGCGCATCTCGTGGTCGTGTGGTTCGCCGTTCTCCTCGGAACGTCGGACGTCGTGATCGCCACGGCGGTCGCCGGGGACCTCGTCCGGGGTGGAGTGAGCGCGGTGCTGCTCGTGGCGGCGCTGATCGCCGCGTGGGGTGGCGTCGCTCTCCGACGCACTCGTGCTGAGCATCCGCGTTGGCCTTGGGAGCGCGACGAGGACGAGTGACCTTCCACGCCCCGCCGCGGAAGGGGAAATCGACGCGGTGAAGGGCGACGCGCCGTACGCTGGTGGGGTGGAGCGCTCACTGGAGACGCAGGTGGACCAAGCCGTCGAGGCCTGGTTGCGCTGGGTGCCGCGCTGGGAGCCGGCGACCCATCGAGGCCGCGTCGCGCCCTGCCGCCGTTGTCTGGGGTCTCCGATCCTCGCCGCCGCCGGGATCGGAGCGAACGCGCCCCACGGCGTGCAGCATGGGCTCTCCACCCGGATCAAGACCATCGTCGACCACGCGGTCGCCGAGTACACGGCGCAGAACCTCCCGATGCTGCAGCGAGAGCTCGACCAGCAGGCCGCACGCAATCGCGCCCGCAGCTACCGACCGGCCGAAGACCTCGACCCCGAGTTCGACGGGCTCCCGCTCGATCCGGAGCCGGTACCCGGAGCACCGTTCCTGTTCACGATCGCCGGCCTCGCCGACGACTCCGCCGCAGAGCTCCCGGCGCTGCCGCCGCTCACGGAGGAGGCGAAGATCGCCCTCCGCCAAGAAGTCGCCCTGGCCGACGAGTACGCCAACATGGTCGGCCGGGAGATCTGCAACATGCTGCTCGGGCACCGGATCGTCATCCAGGCGGCGATCTCCCAGCATGTCGAGCCTCAGATCGAGGCGCTGCTGGCGGAGTTGACCGAGTCGCTGGACTCGCCCTTCGATCCCGACATCCCCTGATCCTCGCGACGGTTCGCGGCCGCACGCTCATTTGACCGCCACGTTACGCGGCATTACACTTGACCAGGTGTGTGCACGTCTCGACGTGCGCGCTGGGCGTCGGCACCATGCCGGTCCGCCCCCACGGCATACCCACCACACCAAAAGCTCGTCGATTCCGGCGTGCCGGTGGGTCATGATGTGAAACCCATCACGCTGTCACCGTGCAGCACTATGAGGAGAGAACGTGCCAACCATTCAGCAGTTGGTTCGCAAGGGTCGCTCGCCCAAGGTCACCAAGACCAAGGCGCCGGCGCTCAAGTCGAACCCGCAGCAGGCCGGGGTCTGCACCCGCGTCTACACCACCACCCCGAAGAAGCCGAACTCGGCGATGCGCAAGGTCGCTCGTGTGAAGCTCCGCAACGGCACCGAGGTCACCGCGTACATCCCCGGTGAGGGCCACAACCTGCAGGAGCACTCGCTCGTGCTCGTGCGCGGCGGTCGTGTCAAGGACCTTCCCGGTGTGCGTTACAAGATCGTCCGTGGCGCCCTGGACACCCAGGCAGTCAAGAACCGTAAGCAGGCTCGTTCCCGCTACGGCGCGAAGAAGGGTTGAGTTAGATGCCTCGTAAGGGACCCGCCCCGAAGCGCCCCGTCGTCAACGACCCGGTATACGGCGCACCGATCGTCACCTCGCTGGTGAACAAGATCCTCGTCGACGGCAAGAAGTCGCTGGCCGAGTCGATCGTCTACGGCGCCCTCCGCGGTGTCGAGGCGAAGAACGGCCAGGACGCCGTCGCCACGCTCAAGAAGGCGCTCGACAACGTGCGCCCGACCCTCGAGGTCCGCAGCCGCCGCGTCGGTGGTTCGACCTACCAGGTGCCGGTCGAGGTCAAGCCTCACCGCGCCAACACGCTCGCTCTGCGCTGGCTCGTGAGCTACGCGAAGGGCCGTCGTGAGAAGACGATGACCGAGCGTCTCCAGAACGAGATCCTCGACGCGTCCAACGGCCTGGGTGCCGCGGTCAAGCGCCGCGAGGACACGCACAAGATGGCCGAGTCGAACCGCGCGTTCGCTCACTACCGCTGGTAAACAGCTTCGCCCGTCCCCCGGCCTCCCGTCGGGGGACGGGCACCCCCTCTTCGCAGTAAGACTGCTCCAAAAGATAAGGACACTCCTGTGGCACAAGACGTGCTCACGGACCTGAGCAAGGTCCGCAACATCGGCATCATGGCGCACATCGATGCCGGCAAGACCACGACGACCGAGCGCATCCTGTTCTACACGGGCGTCAACCACAAGCTCGGCGAGACGCACGACGGCGCCTCGACCACCGACTGGATGGAGCAGGAGAAGGAGCGCGGCATCACGATCACGTCTGCCGCCGTGACCTGCTTCTGGAACAAGAACCAGATCAACATCATCGACACCCCCGGTCACGTGGACTTCACGGTCGAGGTGGAGCGCTCGCTCCGCGTCCTCGACGGTGCTGTCGCCGTGTTCGACGGCAAGGAGGGCGTCGAGCCCCAGTCCGAGACCGTGTGGCGTCAGGCCGACAAGTACAACGTGCCGCGCATCTGCTTCGTCAACAAGATGGACAAGCTCGGTGCCGACTTCTACTTCACGGTCGACACGATCGTCAGCCGCCTCGGCGCCAAGCCGCTGGTCATCCAGCTGCCCATCGGTGCGGAGAACGACTTCATCGGTGTCATCGACCTGATCGAGATGCGTGCACTGGTCTGGCCCGGCGACTCCAAGGGTGATGTCACCATGGGCGCCAAGTACGAAGTCCAGGAGATCCCCGCCGACCTCAAGGAGAAGGCGGACGAGTACCGTCAGCAGCTCCTCGAGGTCGTCGCCGAGACCGACGACGCGCTGCTCGAGAAGTTCTTCGGTGGCGAGGAGCTCACGGTCGCCGAGATCAAGGGCGCGATCCGCAAGCTGACCGTCGCGAGCGAGATCTACCCGGTGCTCTGCGGCTCCGCGTTCAAGAACCGCGGTGTCCAGCCGATGCTCGACGCGGTCGTCGACTTCCTGCCGAACCCCCTCGACGTCGGTGCCATCGAGGCGCACGACCCGAAGGACTACGACACGATCATCGAGCGTCACCCCGACGCCAACGACCCGTTCTCGGCGCTGGCCTTCAAGGTCGCCGTGCACCCGTTCTTCGGTCGCCTCACCTACGTGCGCGTCTACTCGGGTCACCTCGACTCGGGCTCCGCCGTGGTCAACTCGACCAAGGGCAAGAAGGAGCGCATCGGGAAGATCTTCCAGATGCACGCCAACAAGGAGAACCCGGTCGACTCGCTGACCGCCGGCAACATCTACGCGGTCATCGGCCTGAAGGACACCACCACCGGTGACACCCTCGCCGACCCGGCAGCTCCGGTCGTCCTCGAGTCGATGACGTTCCCGGAGCCCGTGATCGAGGTCGCGATCGAGCCGAAGACCAAGGCCGACCAGGAGAAGCTGGGTCTCGCGATCCAGAAGCTCGCTGAGGAGGACCCGACCTTCCGCACGGAGCTCAACCCCGAGACCGGTCAGACGACCATCAAGGGCATGGGCGAGCTGCACCTCGACATCCTCGTCGACCGCATGAAGCGCGAGTTCCGCGTCGAGGCGAACGTCGGCAAGCCGCAGGTCGCGTACCGTGAGACGATCCGCAAGACCGTCGAGAAGCACGACTACACGCACAAGAAGCAGACCGGTGGTTCTGGACAGTTCGCGAAGATCCAGTTCAACATCGAGCCGCTCGAGCTTGACTCCGAGACGACTTACGAGTTCGTGAACGCCGTCACCGGTGGTCGCATCCCCCGTGAGTACATCGGCTCGATCGATGCTGGTTTCCAGGACGCGATGAACGTCGGTGTGCTCGCGGGCTACCCGATGGTCGGCGTCAAGGCGACCATCGTCGATGGTGCAGCGCACGACGTCGACTCCTCGGAGATGGCGTTCAAGATCGCGGGCTCCATGGGCTTCAAGGAGGCCGCTCGCCGTGCCAACCCCGTGCTGCTCGAGCCGCTGATGGCCGTCGAGGTCCGTACTCCGGAGGAGTACATGGGCGACGTCATCGGTGACCTGAACTCGCGCCGTGGCCAGATCCAGTCGATGGAAGACGCCGCCGGCGTCAAGGTCGTCCGCGCTCAGGTGCCGCTGTCCGAGATGTTCGGCTACATCGGCGACCTGCGCTCGAAGACCTCGGGCCGCGCCGTCTACTCGATGGAGTTCCACAGCTACGCTGAGGTTCCCCGCGCGGTGGCGGACGAGATCGTCCAGAAGACCAAGGGCGAGTAATCACCCTTCTGGGTTCCCCGCGGCGCCGAGCACGGCGAAGCGCCGCGGGGTTCCCAGGTCACCTACAACTTCACATTCCCTCTCTACTAAACTGAGAACCTAACCCGTAGAGAACCGGTCGCAAACCAGTGCCCGGTCACCTCTACAACGACGTCCTGAGGAGGACCCAGTGGCTAAGGCCAAGTTCGAGCGGACCAAGCCGCACGTCAACATCGGAACGATCGGTCACGTCGACCACGGCAAGACCACGCTCTCCGCAGCGATCTCGAAGGTGCTTGCTGACAAGTACCCGTCCGACACCAACGTGCAGCGTGACTTCGCTTCCATCGACTCGGCGCCGGAAGAGCGCCAGCGTGGTATCACCATCAACATCTCGCACATCGAGTACGAGACCCCGAAGCGCCACTACGCGCACGTCGACGCTCCCGGCCACGCCGACTACGTCAAGAACATGATCACCGGTGCGGCTCAGATGGACGGCGCGATCCTCGTGGTCGCCGCCACCGACGGCCCGATGGCTCAGACGCGTGAGCACGTGCTGCTCGCCAAGCAGGTCGGCGTTCCCTACCTGCTCGTCGCGCTGAACAAGTCCGACATGGTCGACGACGAGGAGATCCTGGAGCTCGTCGAGCTCGAGGTCCGCGAGCTGCTCGCCGGCCAGGGCTTCGACGAGGACGCTCCTGTCGTCCGCGTCTCCGCTCTCAAGGCCCTCGAGGGCGACGAGAAGTGGGTCCAGGCGATCCTGGACCTCATGCAGGCCGTCGACGACAGCGTTCCGGACCCGGAGCGTGACCGCGACAAGCCGTTCCTGATGCCCGTCGAGGACGTCTTCACGATCACCGGCCGTGGAACCGTCGTCACGGGTCGCGCCGAGCGTGGCACGCTGGCCATCAACTCCGAGGTCGAGATCGTCGGACTCCGTCCGACCGTCAAGACCACGGTCACGGGTATCGAGATGTTCCACAAGCAGCTCGACGAGGCCTGGGCCGGCGAGAACTGTGGTCTGCTGCTCCGCGGTACCAAGCGTGAAGACGTCGAGCGCGGTCAGGTCATCGTCAAGCCGGGTTCGGTCACGCCGCACACCGACTTCGAGGGCACCGCGTACATCCTGTCGAAGGACGAGGGTGGCCGTCACAACCCGTTCTACACGAACTACCGCCCGCAGTTCTACTTCCGCACCACCGACGTCACCGGCGTCATCTCGCTGCCCGAGGGCACCGAGATGGTCATGCCCGGCGACACCACCGACATGACGGTCGAGCTGATCCAGCCGATCGCCATGGAGGAGGGCCTCGGCTTCGCCATCCGTGAGGGTGGACGCACCGTCGGCGCCGGTACGGTCACGAAGATCATCAAGTAAGCATCTGCTTCCTCGCAAAGGGGTCGGGCCTTCGGGTCCGGCCCCTTTGTCGTGGACGGGCGGCGAGGGTTCCCTTCGGCGGGGTGGACATGCACAATGAGTGTGGTCGCCCCGATCGGACGACCGCACACGTCTCAGAAGGGGAGTCACATGGGTATCGAGGACGCCGTGAACAAGGGCAAGGACCTCTACGAGCAGAACAAGGACAAGATCGCCGAAGCCGTGAAGAGCGAGCAGGCGGAGGACATCAGCGACAAGGTGCTCGACGGTGTCGCCGACTTCGCGAAGAAGATCGCACCCGGCGCGGCGGACAAGATCGACGAGATCCGGGACAGCGCGGACAAGGCCGTCGGCAACGAGTAGCCTCGCCCGTCGTCGCTGAGCGGCGCCCCACCGGTGGTGGGGCGCCGCTTTTCGGTGCCGGGCGGTGAGACCCGGTGTCAAATGTGGCGGATTCGCTCCTGCATCGAGTAAGATCGTCTCGACCGCCTGGGGATCTTGCGGTCATGGAAGCCGAAGGGGTTCGGTTTCCGGGAACACGCGGTCATCCGCGTCCAAACTGGGGATATGCGATCTTGGGGATCATCGTGCGACGCGCGCAGCCACTGCGCCTGAGCGTCTCCCTGCCTGCGCGGCGGGTCTTCCGCCGCGCCCTCGGTCGAGGAGCTCGGCGTCCCTTCACGCCGGGCTACTCGCGTTCGGTGTGCCCCCTCGCACTGAACGCCCTCCCCAAGCGGGGCGAGGCATGGGGATGCCTCGCCCCGCTATCTCCTGCGATCTGACGTCTCCGCCGCGCGTCTGAGGCGCGGCGAGACGACCGCGACACGCCCGGGTTTGCAGAAGTGAAATCGGCCGTGGCAGAATAGACAGGTTCGATATTCCGTTGCCGCTGTGCGTGCAACGGATCACTGCCAGGGCAGTGCATAGACGGCGCCTCCTCCGGGACGGCGCAGGGTTCTAGGCCGCGGGTAGCAGAACACACCCCGACACCCCCTCATGATGAAGGGTTCCGCCGTGCGCGGTGGAAGGTCGGCATCCGGTCGCCTCGCGGCTTCCGGCTGACAGAAGAACAGTGGTGCAGCAGATCGACTCGTGAGAGCCGTTCTCGTGCCGAGGCGCGAACAGCGCCGACGTGCGTCCAATGCCCCAGGGCCACCCGGTCCCGGACGGTAAGACGCCTAAAGAGAGAGAGCAGACAATGGCG
Above is a window of Microbacterium aurugineum DNA encoding:
- a CDS encoding ABC transporter permease subunit — its product is MTDTDERTAPPTRRQRQAAKIAEAASGPIGWMLLKILLLAVVDAIALYAAFVLFANQEWLILGIVVAVAVLVNYIYFSRKRIAAKYLTPGIIFLVVFQVFTLLYTGYIGFTNYGTGHNGTKEQAISSLLASAQERVEDSPTYPVTVVEQFGTYGFLVTDPESGDALLGTSEQPLEEVDAEFAGGQAIAVDGWTTLPLATVFTLSEELEKLSVPFSDDPNDGSLRAPDGQKGYLYVSTLEYDAPADTITDTTTGTVYSDEGDGAFTAADGEQLLPGWQTTVGFDNFVRAVTDSSIRGPLISVTLWTFAFAVISVASTFFLGLLLALVFNNTRMRFRNGYRIILILPYAFPAFLSALVWAGMMNESFGFINQVLFGGAAIPWLTDPTLAKVSVLLVNLWLGFPYMFLVCMGALQGIPEDVNEAAVMDGANPWQVFRRIKLPLLLVTVAPLLISSFAFNFNNFNLIYMLTKGGPRFSDVSIPVGHTDILISMVYKVAFTGQTRDYGLASAFTILIFIVVATISIISFRKTKALEELN
- a CDS encoding sugar ABC transporter permease; its protein translation is MSTASPATDAHAPAARRRTLGAWFADTGWRHLVAIVVSVFALFPLLYVVSASLNPKGTLTGSNQLFSAIGIDSYVRILSDPQNPYGTWFLNTLLIAVVTGAVTVFIGACAAYAFSRMRFAGRRVGLVTIVVVQMFPQLLAVVAIFLLMSTLGDWFPAIGLNTHTGLILVYLGGALGVNTYLMYGFFNTIPKEIDEAARIDGAGHARIFFTIILRLVAPILAVVGLLSFIGTVNEYVIASVMLVDVDQQTLVVGLTKLVANPRYADWSAFSAGAVMAAIPVMILFLFLQKYIVGGLTAGATKG
- a CDS encoding PadR family transcriptional regulator; its protein translation is MTADVGAQMRKGVVEYCVLGLLAREPMYGWQLADALTRAGLIASIGTLYPLLGRLRDADWVSTFDQPSESGPVRKYYRLTEAGVQQLERFRAQWTPFARVVTGIVGEGRP
- a CDS encoding HAAS signaling domain-containing protein, with product MTQTDAHALRDDYLARLDEAMRDLPHGVASDIRGGIVEELEGLDAEAMAARIARLGDPAAIAREAQDEVPDSPRIVVAAPVSAPPAPRRPSTSTRGFAITAALTLSFGGFIVPVLGWFVGAVLVSLSALWKTWEKVVSIVVPFVFGALSLLLLQFMSFVEFASSGSSSGSGPGPDDVTNNPLVPSLSIWHLLLLFGFLLIPASGLWLLWRLRGRTAA
- a CDS encoding ABC transporter; this encodes MSDPDGPQPEKPADVDDVVGSANAGLADAAAAGADVPGANDSVDDGPVDPVAAPVDPDLAAFEEAERDHPGTFAPPPPAATATPAAASNPDVRDVRSEADADSASFFPEPVVAEPAPFGHEQSGMAGGAYAQYGDEADTRVVPSEPLVAASAGAAAAQPQPIFVQAPEPPRDRGNRGTAGLIGLLATLVFAVLYLGAALGFGAVAGDVTGENIGEAALAPLLTWGYWTPVVVFFLGFWLLGAIINRGRWGLWVVFGLLVGVIAYAGHILGQLFEAPFWKLTASQGLDLVGEQLLAPLAIAAFVFARELTIWFGAWVSRSGARKTELNAEAQREYERTLEAGPTLSR
- a CDS encoding spermidine/putrescine ABC transporter substrate-binding protein, with translation MERSLETQVDQAVEAWLRWVPRWEPATHRGRVAPCRRCLGSPILAAAGIGANAPHGVQHGLSTRIKTIVDHAVAEYTAQNLPMLQRELDQQAARNRARSYRPAEDLDPEFDGLPLDPEPVPGAPFLFTIAGLADDSAAELPALPPLTEEAKIALRQEVALADEYANMVGREICNMLLGHRIVIQAAISQHVEPQIEALLAELTESLDSPFDPDIP
- the rpsL gene encoding 30S ribosomal protein S12, coding for MPTIQQLVRKGRSPKVTKTKAPALKSNPQQAGVCTRVYTTTPKKPNSAMRKVARVKLRNGTEVTAYIPGEGHNLQEHSLVLVRGGRVKDLPGVRYKIVRGALDTQAVKNRKQARSRYGAKKG
- the rpsG gene encoding 30S ribosomal protein S7, whose translation is MPRKGPAPKRPVVNDPVYGAPIVTSLVNKILVDGKKSLAESIVYGALRGVEAKNGQDAVATLKKALDNVRPTLEVRSRRVGGSTYQVPVEVKPHRANTLALRWLVSYAKGRREKTMTERLQNEILDASNGLGAAVKRREDTHKMAESNRAFAHYRW
- the fusA gene encoding elongation factor G, which codes for MAQDVLTDLSKVRNIGIMAHIDAGKTTTTERILFYTGVNHKLGETHDGASTTDWMEQEKERGITITSAAVTCFWNKNQINIIDTPGHVDFTVEVERSLRVLDGAVAVFDGKEGVEPQSETVWRQADKYNVPRICFVNKMDKLGADFYFTVDTIVSRLGAKPLVIQLPIGAENDFIGVIDLIEMRALVWPGDSKGDVTMGAKYEVQEIPADLKEKADEYRQQLLEVVAETDDALLEKFFGGEELTVAEIKGAIRKLTVASEIYPVLCGSAFKNRGVQPMLDAVVDFLPNPLDVGAIEAHDPKDYDTIIERHPDANDPFSALAFKVAVHPFFGRLTYVRVYSGHLDSGSAVVNSTKGKKERIGKIFQMHANKENPVDSLTAGNIYAVIGLKDTTTGDTLADPAAPVVLESMTFPEPVIEVAIEPKTKADQEKLGLAIQKLAEEDPTFRTELNPETGQTTIKGMGELHLDILVDRMKREFRVEANVGKPQVAYRETIRKTVEKHDYTHKKQTGGSGQFAKIQFNIEPLELDSETTYEFVNAVTGGRIPREYIGSIDAGFQDAMNVGVLAGYPMVGVKATIVDGAAHDVDSSEMAFKIAGSMGFKEAARRANPVLLEPLMAVEVRTPEEYMGDVIGDLNSRRGQIQSMEDAAGVKVVRAQVPLSEMFGYIGDLRSKTSGRAVYSMEFHSYAEVPRAVADEIVQKTKGE
- the tuf gene encoding elongation factor Tu — encoded protein: MAKAKFERTKPHVNIGTIGHVDHGKTTLSAAISKVLADKYPSDTNVQRDFASIDSAPEERQRGITINISHIEYETPKRHYAHVDAPGHADYVKNMITGAAQMDGAILVVAATDGPMAQTREHVLLAKQVGVPYLLVALNKSDMVDDEEILELVELEVRELLAGQGFDEDAPVVRVSALKALEGDEKWVQAILDLMQAVDDSVPDPERDRDKPFLMPVEDVFTITGRGTVVTGRAERGTLAINSEVEIVGLRPTVKTTVTGIEMFHKQLDEAWAGENCGLLLRGTKREDVERGQVIVKPGSVTPHTDFEGTAYILSKDEGGRHNPFYTNYRPQFYFRTTDVTGVISLPEGTEMVMPGDTTDMTVELIQPIAMEEGLGFAIREGGRTVGAGTVTKIIK